The proteins below are encoded in one region of Glandiceps talaboti chromosome 17, keGlaTala1.1, whole genome shotgun sequence:
- the LOC144448053 gene encoding uncharacterized protein LOC144448053 has product MCLKHELVCDRKTDCYDGSDEKNCNYACTEKQFHCIYGGQMGVCIDDTKVCDGSRDCYRGTDESHSTCVECRGYLCNNGQCIPTNQHCNHNIDCVDGSDEDDCLYPSCNSQEHKCRNNMCIDDYRVCDGVNDCGDWSEEVDCDYRGECYTMENGYDYRGNVNTTTSRLACQVWTSMTPHKHDRTSKLYPGTGLGRHNYCRNPDNEPTVWCFTMDPDVRWEYCDTGTRESQCATRKCEGEELFSCNNLNCINSTYLCDGRDHCGDRSDEVNCGHQGECYMDESGKDYRGIVNKTESGRHCQKWSRQTPHTHNYSPQIVTDKGIGDHNYCRLPSIAQGQVRPWCYTTEPEIRWEHCNVGEPQKSCSGGPTCLPTEYACKSGQCIVRENRCDRQHQCIDGSDEENCVYYLDENGKCPAGTFTCTDGSCINQYYRCNVRIDCLDGSDEMNCVPEGFGIGCYRGRGGDYRGLKNHTQSGLPCVPWALSKSKYTPAKRPGRGLDGNYCRNPSTSSSMTRPWCHHVDDSADFIGTDFCDIPDCNDVKKVKRASNIQSNWQEHYQHLLNINDKMVEDFEKKYYIDPGFDRVKGEVPPDWYGFMTFSSTPDFSDLQSILKLSQQELSRLGHQAEDFILHCTFEQRGCDHSDFLKFADKKFGNCFTFNHGRNGSSPRSSTRAGANNGLKLTLFTEQNEYISIFGQDSGVRVTLNRPNVEPFPQDEGFNVRPGTVTTVSVKEGQVSRLSKPYGNCTHGKPDEFDQSEGWEYTTMTCLKQCIQRTLRTECGCIDTFTDEGPACLVTNKTQDTCRQLMYFLLQRNSLPCKCKTPCTYSWYTKTISQSYWPSENYLQRLLKEIHAKNNKTKIIQGNNYAQRNLVRLEIYFEDLNYEYIQEKPSYHLENLIGDIGGSLGLYIGLSLITMVEFFEFLWDIARFLCFTTHKRREYKDKNGHI; this is encoded by the exons ATGTGTCTAAAACATGAATTAGTTTGTGATAGAAAAACAGATTGCTACGACGGCAGTGATGAAAAGAACTGTAATTATG CCTGCACAGAGAAACAATTCCATTGTATATATGGAGGACAAATGGGTGTATGCATCGACGACACCAAAGTGTGTGATGGTAGCAGAGACTGCTATAGAGGAACAGACGAAAGTCACTCTACGTGTG TCGAATGCCGAGGTTATCTATGTAACAATGGTCAGTGCATACCAACAAATCAACATTGTAATCATAATATCGACTGTGTAGATGGTTCTGATGAAGATGATTGTCTGTATC CATCATGCAACAGCCAAGAACATAAATGTCGTAATAACATGTGTATCGATGACTATCGGGTTTGTGATGGTGTGAATGACTGTGGGGACTGGTCAGAGGAGGTTGACTGTGATTACC GTGGAGAATGCTACACGATGGAGAACGGCTATGATTATCGTGGTAACGTTAACACGACGACATCGAGACTAGCTTGCCAAGTGTGGACAAGTATGACTCCACACAAACACGACAGAACGTCAAAGCTATACCCAGGCACTGGTCTAGGGAGACACAACTATTGTCGTAACCCTGACAACGAACCAACGGTTTGGTGTTTTACCATGGACCCGGATGTACGTTGGGAGTACTGTGACACCGGTACAAGAGAGTCGCAATGCG CTACCAGAAAATGTGAAGGAGAAGAACTGTTCAGCTGTAACAACCTAAATTGCATAAACAGTACATATCTATGTGACGGACGAGATCATTGCGGTGACAGAAGTGACGAAGTGAACTGTGGCCACC AAGGTGAGTGCTACATGGACGAATCAGGCAAGGACTATCGTGGTATTGTCAACAAAACTGAGAGTGGTCGTCATTGTCAAAAATGGTCACGGCaaacaccacatacacacaacTATTCGCCACAAATAGTTACCGACAAAGGTATCGGTGATCACAACTACTGTAGACTGCCGTCAATAGCACAGGGTCAAGTGAGACCATGGTGTTATACGACTGAACCAGAGATTCGATGGGAGCATTGCAATGTTGGGGAACCACAAAAATCGTGTAGTGGTG GACCCACATGCCTACCTACTGAGTATGCGTGTAAAAGTGGACAGTGTATTGTAAGAGAAAACCGCTGTGATAGACAACATCAGTGTATAGATGGAAGTGACGAAGAAAACTGTGTATATTACTTAGATGAAAATG GGAAATGTCCTGCTGGAACGTTTACTTGTACAGACGGTTCTTGTATTAATCAATACTACCGCTGTAATGTTCGAATCGACTGTTTAGATGGATCAGATGAAATGAACTGTGTGCCTGAAG GTTTCGGTATCGGCTGTTATCGTGGCCGTGGAGGTGATTACCGGGGACTGAAGAATCACACTCAATCTGGTCTACCGTGTGTACCATGGGCACTTTCAAAGTCAAAGTATACACCAGCCAAACGTCCAGGGAGAG GTCTTGATGGTAATTATTGTCGGAATCCAAGTACATCATCCTCCATGACACGACCATGGTGCCACCATGTAGATGATTCAGCCGATTTCATTGGCACTGATTTTTGTGACATCCCCGACTGCAATGACG TTAAAAAAGTGAAGAGGGCGTCGAATATTCAAAGTAACTGGCAAGAACATTACCAACATTTATTGAACATTAATGACAAGATGGTCGAGGACTTTGAAAAGAAATACTATATTGACCCTGGATTTGACCGGGTCAAAGGTGAAGTGCCACCTGACTGGTATGGGTTCATGACCTTCAGTTCAACACCTGATTTCAGTGACTTACAGAGCATTCTCAAGTTGTCTCAGCAAGAGTTGTCAAGGCTTGGACATCAGGCCGAAGACTTCATTCTACATTGTACGTTTGAGCAACGCGGATGTGATCACAG TGACTTTCTGAAGTTTGCCGATAAGAAGTTCGGTAATTGTTTCACTTTTAATCATGGCCGAAATGGTTCGTCACCCAGGTCGTCGACTCGTGCTGGTGCTAATAATG GATTAAAACTGACATTGTTTACTGAACAGAATGAATACATAAGTATATTTGGACAAGATTCTGGTGTCCGTGTGACGTTGAATCGACCAAACGTTGAACCATTTCCTCAGGATGAAGGCTTCAATGTCCGACCGGGAACAGTAACAACGGTGTCCGTCAAGGAG GGTCAAGTGAGTCGCTTATCAAAGCCATATGGTAATTGCACACATGGTAAACCCGATGaatttgaccaatcagaagGCTGGGAATATACCACAATG ACTTGTCTCAAGCAATGCATCCAGCGAACACTACGTACTGAATGTGGCTGTATTGATACTTTCACCGATGAAGGACCAGCTTGTCTTgtcacaaacaaaacacaag ATACCTGTCGGCAGCTTATGTATTTCCTACTACAACGTAACAGCTTGCCCTGCAAGTGTAAAACTCCGTGCAC ATATTCTTGGTACACTAAAACAATATCACAATCGTACTGGCCTTCAGAGAATTATTTG CAACGTCTTCTTAAAGAAATACatgctaaaaacaacaaaacgaAGATTATCCAGGGAAACAATTATGCACA